One part of the Arabidopsis thaliana chromosome 1 sequence genome encodes these proteins:
- a CDS encoding OBP32pep protein (unknown protein; LOCATED IN: chloroplast; EXPRESSED IN: petal, leaf whorl, sepal, flower; EXPRESSED DURING: 4 anthesis, petal differentiation and expansion stage; CONTAINS InterPro DOMAIN/s: Protein of unknown function DUF220 (InterPro:IPR003863); BEST Arabidopsis thaliana protein match is: Domain of unknown function DUF220 (TAIR:AT1G23660.1); Has 270 Blast hits to 130 proteins in 12 species: Archae - 0; Bacteria - 0; Metazoa - 0; Fungi - 0; Plants - 270; Viruses - 0; Other Eukaryotes - 0 (source: NCBI BLink).) yields MSVTPRFSGSINPHVEEPHEVESKSPASNSVWAVDPKYYDLAEVKKESRLWRAAEKKHPWYDAPAKVKVTTKKCLCHLNIEFKLGLPPEAVYEMFTNPNNFPFFKEDKAGRQRLENKSTKVLKKDGPRQTTEVEKALSWNFLGCSVDIPIHLIIHENHKNLTAKYTTKKMMLMKVFKGSWKVEPDYVDQERLCKSRSPKSREEYKICSGGQGKVGSKVTMEQIFEPSSLLNRPPVSWIIRGITIRTTKILLEDLRKAGTTLREV; encoded by the exons atgagTGTAACTCCTAGATTTAGTGGGTCGATCAATCCTCATGTTGAAGAGCCTCATGAG gtCGAGTCCAAGAGCCCTGCATCTAATTCTGTGTGGGCGGTAGATCCTAAATATTATGACTTAGCTGAGGTAAAGAAGGAATCAAGACTTTGGAGAGCTGCTGAGAAAAAACATCCATGGTATGATGCTCCAGCTAAGGTGAAG gtgacaacaaaaaagtgtCTTTGCCATTTGAACATAGAATTCAAATTGGGATTGCCTCCTGAAGCAGTCTATGAGATGTTCACTAATCCAAACAACTTTCCTTTCTTCAAAGAGGATAAGGCCGGGCGCCAACGTTTG gaaaacaaatcaacaaaggTTTTGAAGAAGGATGGACCAAGGCAGACCACGGAGGTGGAAAAAGCTTTGTCCTGGAACTTTCTTGGGTGTTCAGTAGATATCCCAATACATCTTATAATTCACGAAAACCATAAGAATCTAACA GCAAAATATACgacaaagaaaatgatgttAATGAAAGTGTTCAAGGGTAGCTGGAAAGTTGAGCCAGATTACGTAGATCAGGAACGCTTGTGCAAGTCAAGGTCGCCAAAAAGTCGAGAAGAATACAAAATATGTAGCGGTGGACAAGGAAAAGTTGGGTCAAAAGTTACAATGGAGCAGATTTTTGagccttcttctcttcttaatcGACCACCGGTTTCTTGGATCATTCGTGGGATCACCATCAGAACCACCAAGATTCTGCTCGAAGATCTTAGAAAAGCGGGTACCACTTTACGAGAAGTTTGA